A single window of Leclercia adecarboxylata DNA harbors:
- the ldtA gene encoding L,D-transpeptidase yields the protein MMRRSTILGCFAALLVSQSALAVSYPLPPEGSRLVGSPQTITVPADNRLPLEAFAAQYGQGLSNMLEANPGADPFLPKSGSQLIVPQQIILPPTVREGIVVNVAEMRLYYYPKEGNTVEIFPIGIGEAGRETPRNWVTAVERKQDGPTWSPTPNTRRAYAKEGKTLPAFVPAGPDNPMGLYALYIGRLYAIHGTNANFGIGLRVSQGCIRLRNDDIKYLFDNVPVGTRVQLIDQPVKVTTERDGSRWVEVHEPLSRNRAEFESTNKVPLPMTPGLRAQINGGDVDAVRVSEALERRSGMPVNISWGARSAPLL from the coding sequence ATGATGCGTCGTAGTACTATTTTGGGCTGTTTTGCAGCATTACTGGTCAGTCAGAGCGCGCTGGCGGTGAGCTACCCGTTGCCGCCTGAAGGCAGTCGTCTGGTGGGAAGCCCACAGACGATCACCGTTCCGGCTGACAACAGGTTGCCGCTCGAAGCCTTTGCGGCGCAGTACGGGCAGGGGCTGAGCAATATGCTGGAGGCCAACCCGGGAGCCGATCCGTTTTTACCTAAATCAGGCTCGCAGCTGATCGTCCCACAGCAGATCATCTTACCGCCGACCGTGCGGGAGGGGATTGTGGTGAACGTGGCGGAAATGCGCCTGTACTACTACCCCAAAGAGGGCAATACCGTTGAGATCTTCCCTATCGGCATAGGCGAGGCCGGACGGGAAACGCCGCGTAACTGGGTCACTGCTGTCGAGCGTAAGCAGGACGGGCCAACCTGGTCGCCAACGCCAAACACCCGTCGCGCCTACGCCAAAGAGGGCAAGACCCTGCCCGCATTTGTTCCCGCGGGCCCGGACAACCCGATGGGGCTGTATGCTCTCTATATCGGCAGGTTGTATGCCATTCATGGCACCAATGCGAACTTTGGCATCGGGCTGCGCGTCAGCCAAGGCTGTATTCGTCTGCGGAACGACGATATTAAGTATCTGTTCGATAATGTCCCGGTCGGAACCCGTGTCCAGCTGATCGATCAGCCGGTGAAAGTCACCACCGAGCGGGACGGCAGTCGCTGGGTGGAAGTCCACGAACCGCTGTCGCGTAATCGTGCAGAGTTTGAATCGACGAATAAAGTGCCGCTGCCGATGACGCCAGGATTACGCGCGCAGATTAACGGTGGGGATGTGGACGCCGTGCGCGTTAGCGAGGCGCTGGAGCGCCGGTCGGGAATGCCGGTGAATATCAGTTGGGGTGCCCGGAGTGCGCCACTGCTATAG
- a CDS encoding patatin-like phospholipase family protein has protein sequence MAICPFSEQHTITGSSGKYTGGIFKIVHHTTEGGSAEGAFAAFKAHRSDPHFTVDANKIYQHIDTDVAARSLRNAAGGVETNRDRALQIEVVGFAGKTKNKATMKNLARLCRWLEETHHIPLVWPAGLPKPARNGKDPGGHVRSTEAWAKGGHFGHCHVPENTHWDPAYTKTEAAYLMAARFDAAGKLINAQDPAVLALEQQPIAMDGDAAFAIMNDHADVGDANTDTVEPVNAAVHKQPEQVPLLIQPGGGLCLSGGGYRAMLFHAGSLLRLYETGHLYSLQRISSVSGGSITSAVLALAWRHLPFDGERASFEARIIIPIRDLARRTLDAEAILTGLLLPGTIGEQIAAAYDKYLFHGATLQNLPVTPRFIINATNVQSGILWRFSRPYMGDYRVGRIENPEFSLASAVAASSAFPPVLSPLTIGLSPASFKSGSGDDLQRFPYTSDVVLADGGVYDNLGLETVWKRYETVLVSDAGAKIKPEEEPKKDWARHAYRILDIIDNQVRSLRKRTLIASYQALPDDPAKRKGAYWGIGAEYDHYDKRALNLHCTPERVQELATIATRLKKLDDELQERLINWGYAITDAALRTYVDPELPEPAAFPYPKSGV, from the coding sequence ATGGCAATTTGCCCATTTTCTGAACAGCATACCATCACCGGTAGCAGTGGAAAATATACGGGAGGTATATTCAAAATTGTTCATCACACGACAGAAGGCGGAAGCGCTGAAGGTGCATTTGCTGCGTTTAAGGCTCATCGATCCGATCCGCACTTCACCGTTGATGCCAACAAAATCTATCAGCACATTGATACTGACGTGGCGGCGCGCTCATTACGAAATGCGGCCGGTGGGGTAGAGACCAACCGGGATCGTGCATTACAGATTGAAGTTGTAGGTTTTGCCGGGAAGACAAAGAACAAGGCGACGATGAAGAATCTTGCTCGTCTGTGCCGTTGGCTCGAAGAAACGCATCATATTCCTTTAGTTTGGCCTGCTGGCCTCCCCAAACCAGCCCGGAATGGCAAAGATCCGGGGGGACATGTGCGTAGCACCGAGGCATGGGCAAAAGGCGGGCATTTTGGTCATTGCCATGTGCCTGAAAATACGCACTGGGATCCCGCCTATACGAAGACTGAAGCCGCTTATCTGATGGCCGCAAGATTTGACGCTGCCGGGAAACTCATCAATGCGCAGGATCCCGCCGTACTCGCTCTGGAGCAGCAACCGATCGCGATGGACGGCGACGCAGCGTTCGCGATCATGAACGATCATGCGGACGTTGGCGATGCGAATACGGACACTGTCGAACCCGTTAATGCTGCCGTGCATAAACAGCCGGAACAGGTGCCGCTTTTAATACAACCCGGCGGCGGTCTGTGCCTGTCAGGTGGTGGCTACCGGGCCATGCTTTTTCATGCGGGAAGTTTGCTTCGGCTTTATGAAACGGGTCATCTTTACTCCCTGCAACGTATTTCTAGCGTTTCAGGGGGATCAATCACCAGTGCAGTTCTGGCGCTGGCCTGGAGGCATCTCCCGTTTGATGGCGAACGAGCGTCATTCGAAGCCCGGATAATTATTCCGATAAGAGATCTTGCCCGACGGACCCTCGATGCTGAAGCAATCCTGACGGGACTGCTGCTACCTGGTACCATTGGCGAGCAAATCGCTGCTGCGTACGACAAGTACCTGTTTCATGGTGCAACATTGCAGAACCTGCCCGTCACGCCGCGTTTTATTATTAATGCAACGAATGTGCAATCCGGCATACTGTGGCGTTTTTCCAGGCCCTATATGGGAGACTATCGGGTTGGCCGTATTGAGAATCCTGAATTCTCGCTAGCCAGCGCAGTTGCCGCTTCCTCCGCATTTCCGCCTGTGTTATCACCGCTTACTATTGGACTTTCTCCAGCCTCCTTTAAATCCGGTTCGGGCGATGATTTGCAGCGGTTCCCGTATACATCTGATGTCGTACTGGCAGATGGCGGCGTTTATGACAACCTGGGCCTGGAGACGGTCTGGAAACGTTACGAGACGGTACTGGTCAGTGATGCGGGGGCCAAAATAAAACCGGAGGAAGAGCCTAAAAAAGACTGGGCACGTCATGCTTATCGTATTCTTGATATCATTGATAATCAGGTACGTAGCTTGCGAAAACGCACGCTCATTGCAAGCTATCAGGCCCTGCCTGACGATCCCGCAAAACGCAAGGGGGCTTACTGGGGGATCGGTGCGGAATATGATCATTATGACAAGCGAGCGCTGAACCTGCATTGTACGCCGGAACGTGTTCAGGAGCTGGCTACTATCGCGACGCGTTTAAAGAAACTGGATGATGAACTGCAGGAGAGGTTAATTAATTGGGGCTACGCCATAACCGATGCTGCATTACGCACTTATGTTGATCCCGAATTGCCTGAACCTGCGGCCTTTCCCTATCCAAAGAGTGGTGTCTGA
- a CDS encoding AMP nucleosidase, with the protein MNNKGSSLTPTQALETLDALYDQAVNALRSAISDYIKDGTLPDAEARINGLFVYPSLSVTWDGSATNTPKTRAYARFTHAGCYSTTITRPTLFRPYLEEQLTLLYQDYGAHITVEPSRHEIPYPYVIDGSELTLDRSMSAGLTRHFPTTELSQIGDETADGIYHPAEFSPLSHFDARRVDFSLARLRHYTGTPAEHFQPFVLFTNYTRYVDEFVRWGCSQILDPDSPYIALSCAGGIWITAETEAPEQAISDLAWKKHQMPAWHLVTADGQGITLINIGVGPSNAKTICDHLAVLRPDVWLMIGHCGGLRESQLIGDYVLAHAYLRDDHVLDAVLPPDIPIPSIAEVQRALYDATKEVSGMPGEEVKQRLRTGTVVTTDDRNWELRYSASALRFNLSRAVAIDMESATIAAQGYRFRVPYGTLLCVSDKPLHGEIKLPGQANRFYEGAISEHLQIGIRAIDLLRAEGDRLHSRKLRTFNEPPFR; encoded by the coding sequence ATGAATAATAAGGGCTCCAGCCTGACCCCGACTCAGGCACTGGAAACGCTGGATGCGCTGTACGACCAGGCGGTCAACGCCCTGCGCAGCGCCATCAGCGACTATATTAAAGACGGAACGCTCCCCGATGCAGAGGCCAGAATCAATGGCCTCTTTGTTTATCCATCGCTTTCAGTGACCTGGGATGGTAGCGCCACCAATACGCCGAAGACCCGCGCCTATGCGCGATTCACCCACGCGGGATGCTACTCCACCACCATTACCCGCCCGACGCTGTTTCGCCCGTATCTGGAAGAGCAGCTGACGCTGCTGTATCAGGATTACGGCGCCCATATCACCGTGGAGCCGTCGCGCCATGAGATCCCCTATCCGTATGTTATCGACGGCTCAGAGCTGACGCTGGACCGCTCCATGAGCGCGGGCCTGACGCGCCACTTCCCGACCACCGAGCTGTCGCAGATCGGGGATGAGACCGCCGACGGGATCTACCATCCGGCGGAGTTTTCCCCGCTTTCGCACTTTGACGCCCGCCGCGTCGATTTTTCCCTGGCGCGCCTGCGTCACTACACCGGCACCCCGGCGGAACATTTCCAGCCGTTCGTGCTGTTCACCAACTACACCCGCTATGTGGATGAGTTTGTGCGCTGGGGTTGCAGCCAGATCCTCGATCCTGACAGCCCGTACATCGCCCTCTCCTGCGCGGGTGGGATCTGGATCACCGCTGAAACCGAAGCCCCGGAGCAGGCCATCTCCGACCTGGCGTGGAAGAAGCATCAGATGCCGGCCTGGCACCTGGTGACCGCCGATGGTCAGGGCATTACCCTGATCAACATCGGCGTTGGCCCCTCGAACGCCAAAACCATCTGCGATCATCTCGCGGTGCTGCGCCCGGACGTCTGGCTGATGATTGGCCACTGCGGCGGGCTGCGTGAAAGCCAGCTGATTGGCGATTACGTGCTGGCCCACGCCTACCTGCGTGACGACCACGTCCTGGATGCGGTGCTGCCGCCGGACATTCCGATCCCGAGCATTGCTGAAGTGCAGCGGGCGCTGTACGACGCCACCAAAGAGGTGAGCGGCATGCCGGGCGAAGAAGTTAAGCAGCGACTGCGCACCGGAACGGTGGTCACGACCGACGACCGGAACTGGGAGCTGCGCTACTCGGCCTCGGCGCTACGCTTTAACTTAAGTCGCGCGGTGGCTATCGACATGGAGAGCGCCACCATCGCCGCCCAGGGCTACCGCTTCCGTGTGCCTTACGGCACCCTGCTGTGCGTCTCTGATAAGCCGCTGCACGGTGAAATTAAACTCCCCGGCCAGGCGAACCGTTTTTACGAGGGGGCGATCTCTGAGCATCTGCAGATTGGCATTCGCGCCATCGACCTGCTGCGTGCCGAAGGCGATAGGTTGCACTCGCGCAAACTGCGTACCTTCAACGAGCCGCCGTTCCGCTAA
- the nac gene encoding nitrogen assimilation transcriptional regulator NAC codes for MNLRRLKYFVKIVDIGSLTQAAEVLHIAQPALSQQVATLEGELDQQLLIRTKRGVTPTEAGKILYTHARTILRQCEQAQLAVGNVGQTLSGQVSIGLAPGTAASSVTMPLLQAVRAELPEVLVYLHENSGSALNDKLLGGQLDMAVLYDRSPVAGITSQPLLKEDLFLVGTRDCPGQSVDLTAVAEMNLFLPRDYSAVRLRVDEAFSLRRLTAKIIGEIDSISTLTAAIASGMGVTVLPESAARSLSSAANGWMARISSPSMSLPLSLNVSARGALSPQAQAVKEILMSLVSRPSLENRELQLVS; via the coding sequence ATGAACTTAAGACGACTGAAATACTTCGTAAAAATCGTCGATATCGGCAGCCTGACCCAGGCCGCTGAGGTGTTGCATATCGCACAGCCGGCACTGAGCCAGCAGGTGGCCACTCTGGAAGGTGAGCTGGATCAGCAGCTGTTGATCCGCACGAAACGCGGCGTGACTCCTACCGAAGCGGGCAAGATCCTCTACACCCACGCACGTACCATTCTGCGCCAGTGCGAACAGGCGCAGCTGGCGGTGGGTAATGTCGGGCAGACGCTGAGCGGGCAGGTGTCGATCGGACTGGCACCGGGCACGGCAGCCTCGTCAGTCACCATGCCGCTGCTGCAGGCGGTGCGCGCGGAGCTGCCGGAGGTGCTGGTCTATCTGCACGAGAACAGCGGTTCGGCGCTGAACGATAAATTGCTCGGCGGGCAACTGGATATGGCGGTGCTCTACGATCGCTCGCCCGTGGCGGGGATCACCAGCCAGCCGCTGCTGAAAGAAGATCTCTTCCTGGTGGGAACGCGCGACTGCCCGGGGCAGAGCGTGGATTTGACCGCGGTGGCCGAGATGAATCTGTTTCTGCCTCGCGATTACAGCGCCGTGCGGTTACGCGTCGATGAAGCTTTCTCCCTGCGCCGTCTGACGGCCAAAATCATTGGTGAGATTGACTCTATCTCCACGCTGACCGCCGCTATCGCCAGCGGGATGGGCGTGACTGTATTGCCTGAATCGGCAGCCCGATCGCTCTCCAGCGCCGCTAACGGCTGGATGGCGAGGATCTCCTCGCCGTCGATGAGCCTGCCGCTGTCGCTGAACGTCTCGGCACGCGGCGCGCTGTCACCGCAGGCGCAGGCGGTAAAAGAGATCCTGATGTCGCTGGTAAGTCGTCCATCGCTGGAGAACCGTGAGCTACAACTGGTCAGCTGA
- the cbl gene encoding HTH-type transcriptional regulator Cbl, which yields MNFQQLKIIREAARRDYNLTEVANMLYTSQSGVSRHIRELEEELGIEIFIRRGKRLLGMTEPGKALLTIAERILNEASNVRRLADLFTNDASGVLTIATTHTQARYSLPPVIKAFRELFPDVRLELIQGTPQEIEVLLQNGGADIGIASERLSNDPLLAAFPWFRWHHSLLLPVDHPLTQVSPLTLDAIAKWPLITYRQGITGRSRIDEAFNRKGLTPDVVLSAQDSDVIRTYVELGLGIGLVAEQSGGEREQGSLVRLDTRHLFDANTVWLGLKRGQLQRNYVWRFIELCNAGLSVDEIKRQVMEPEEVAIDYQI from the coding sequence GTGAATTTCCAGCAACTTAAAATTATTCGTGAGGCGGCCCGTCGGGATTACAACCTGACCGAGGTCGCCAACATGCTCTATACCTCCCAGTCGGGCGTCAGCCGTCATATCCGCGAGCTGGAGGAAGAGTTGGGTATTGAGATCTTCATTCGTCGTGGCAAGCGCCTGCTGGGGATGACCGAACCCGGCAAGGCGCTGTTGACCATTGCCGAACGCATTCTCAATGAAGCCAGCAACGTGCGTCGGCTGGCCGATCTCTTTACCAATGATGCCTCCGGCGTGTTGACCATCGCCACCACTCACACTCAGGCCCGCTACAGCCTGCCGCCGGTGATAAAGGCGTTCCGCGAGCTGTTCCCGGACGTGCGTCTGGAACTGATCCAGGGCACGCCTCAGGAGATTGAAGTCCTGCTGCAAAACGGCGGGGCGGATATCGGCATCGCCAGCGAGCGCTTAAGCAACGACCCGCTGCTGGCCGCATTCCCGTGGTTCCGCTGGCATCACAGCCTGCTGCTGCCGGTCGACCATCCGCTGACCCAGGTCTCCCCGCTGACGCTGGACGCTATCGCCAAATGGCCGCTCATTACCTATCGTCAGGGCATTACCGGGCGTTCCCGTATTGATGAGGCCTTTAACCGCAAAGGCCTGACGCCGGATGTGGTGCTCAGCGCGCAGGATTCCGACGTGATCCGCACCTACGTCGAGCTGGGGCTGGGGATTGGGCTGGTGGCGGAACAGTCCGGCGGCGAGCGCGAGCAGGGGAGCCTGGTGCGCCTTGATACCCGTCATCTGTTTGATGCCAATACCGTCTGGCTCGGGCTTAAGCGCGGCCAGCTGCAGCGCAACTATGTCTGGCGCTTTATCGAACTCTGCAACGCCGGGCTCTCGGTGGATGAGATCAAACGCCAGGTCATGGAGCCGGAAGAAGTGGCGATTGACTACCAGATTTAG
- the shiA gene encoding shikimate transporter, whose amino-acid sequence MDTTLASSSPDGATPSLNRARRAALGSFAGAVVDWYDFLLYGITAALVFNREFFPQISPAMGTLAAFATFGVGFLFRPLGGVIFGHFGDKLGRKRMLMLTVWMMGIATALIGILPSFATIGWWAPVLLVTLRAVQGFAVGGEWGGAALLSVESAPARKKAFYSSGVQVGYGVGLLLSTGLVSLISTLTTDEQFLSWGWRIPFLFSIVLVLGALWVRKGMDESAEFEQQRQQPAEKRRLPVMDALIRHPGAFLKIIALRLCELLTMYIVTAFALSYSTQNLGLPRELFLNIGLLVGGISCLTIPCFAWLADRFGRRRVYITGALTGALSTFPFFMALEAQSIVWIVVFAILLANIAHDMVVCVQQPMFTEMFGASYRYSGAGVGYQVASVVGGGFTPFIAAALVTFSGGDWHSVAIYLLAGCLLSAATALLMKQASS is encoded by the coding sequence ATGGACACCACCCTCGCATCCTCGTCCCCCGACGGGGCAACACCATCGCTAAATCGTGCGCGCCGCGCGGCCCTCGGCAGTTTTGCCGGTGCGGTAGTCGACTGGTACGATTTTCTGCTGTACGGCATTACCGCCGCGCTGGTCTTTAACCGCGAATTTTTCCCGCAGATTAGCCCGGCAATGGGTACGCTCGCTGCCTTTGCCACCTTTGGCGTCGGCTTTCTGTTCCGCCCGCTCGGCGGGGTGATCTTTGGCCATTTTGGCGACAAGCTGGGGCGCAAACGGATGCTGATGCTGACGGTGTGGATGATGGGCATCGCCACCGCGCTGATTGGTATCCTGCCCTCCTTTGCTACGATTGGCTGGTGGGCACCGGTTCTGCTGGTCACCCTGCGCGCCGTTCAGGGCTTCGCCGTCGGCGGCGAATGGGGCGGCGCAGCGCTGCTGTCGGTGGAAAGCGCCCCGGCACGAAAAAAAGCGTTCTACAGTAGCGGCGTGCAGGTGGGATATGGCGTTGGCCTGCTGCTCTCCACCGGGCTGGTGTCGCTGATCAGCACGCTCACCACCGACGAGCAGTTCCTGAGCTGGGGCTGGCGGATCCCGTTCCTGTTCAGCATCGTGCTGGTGCTGGGTGCTTTATGGGTGCGTAAGGGGATGGACGAGTCCGCCGAATTCGAGCAGCAGCGTCAGCAGCCCGCTGAGAAGCGCCGCCTGCCGGTGATGGACGCGTTGATCCGCCATCCGGGCGCCTTTTTAAAAATCATCGCCCTGCGCCTGTGCGAGTTGCTGACCATGTACATCGTCACGGCCTTTGCCCTGAGCTACTCCACCCAGAATCTCGGCCTGCCCCGCGAGCTGTTCCTCAATATTGGTCTGCTGGTGGGCGGTATCAGCTGCCTGACCATCCCCTGTTTCGCCTGGCTGGCGGACCGCTTTGGCCGCCGCCGGGTCTATATCACCGGTGCGCTCACCGGCGCCCTGAGCACTTTCCCGTTCTTTATGGCGCTCGAAGCCCAGTCGATAGTCTGGATTGTGGTATTCGCTATCCTGCTGGCGAATATCGCCCATGACATGGTGGTCTGCGTCCAGCAGCCGATGTTCACCGAGATGTTTGGCGCGAGCTACCGCTACAGCGGCGCGGGCGTTGGCTATCAGGTAGCAAGCGTGGTGGGCGGCGGGTTTACGCCATTTATCGCCGCCGCGCTGGTGACCTTCTCCGGCGGCGACTGGCACAGCGTGGCGATCTATCTGCTGGCCGGTTGTCTGCTCTCTGCCGCCACGGCCCTGCTGATGAAACAGGCTTCATCCTGA